Below is a window of Desulfuromonadaceae bacterium DNA.
ACGCGATCGCTCAATTGCGGCGTTTTCTCGCCGATTATCACGGTCTTGACGACGCGGTGCTGGCGCCCCATCTCTATGACTACTACGGCGAAGATGCCATCCGTCACGTCTTTCGTGTCTCTTCCAGCCTCGATTCGATGGTCCTTGGCGAACCGCAAATCCTCGGTCAGATCAAGACCGCCTATTCTTACGCCACCGAGCACAAGACCGCCGGGCTGATTCTCAACCGTTTTTTGCATAAAGCATTTTCCGTTGCCAAGCGAGTACGTACCGAGACCAGTATCGCCAGTAGCGCGGTTTCGGTGTCGTTTGCCGCGGTTGAACTGGCGCGTAAAATATTTGAAAAGCTCGACGATAAAACCGTCATGCTGATCGGTGCCGGCGAGATGTGCGAACTGGCGGCGCGCCATTTTGTCAGTAACGGTGTGCGCTCGGTCCTTGTCACCAACCGCACCTTTGCCCGCGCGGAGAAGCTCGCTGATGAGTTCGGCGGTCGCCCGGTGCCGTTCGCGGAATTCGCCGATTATCTGCCGCAAGTCGATATCGTCCTGACCTCGACCGGTGCCCCTGATTTTGTGCTCAGTGCCGATAAGGCCGAAGAAGTGATTCGGCGGCGCAAGAATAAACCGATGTTCATGATCGATATTGCCGTGCCGCGTGATATTGACCCGCGGGTTAACGACATCGACAATATCTATCTCTACGATGTTGATGATCTCCAGGGGGTGGTGGCGGCTAACCTCAAGGGGCGTAAAAAAGAAGCAAAAAAAGCTGAAATGATCGTCGATCAGGAGATCGGACAGTTTTTCCGCTGGCTTGGCAGTCTGGATGTTGTGCCAACAGTCGTCGCCCTGCGCAAGAAACTCGAAGATATCCGTCGCAGCGAACTGGACAAGACCTTCGGTAACCTCAAGGGACTGGACGAAAAAGAACGCAAGGCCATTGAG
It encodes the following:
- the hemA gene encoding glutamyl-tRNA reductase, with amino-acid sequence MNIIVVGLSHRTTPVEIREKVAFAPTEMEKPLRQMLALSAVNEAVIVSTCNRVELYACTRDIDNAIAQLRRFLADYHGLDDAVLAPHLYDYYGEDAIRHVFRVSSSLDSMVLGEPQILGQIKTAYSYATEHKTAGLILNRFLHKAFSVAKRVRTETSIASSAVSVSFAAVELARKIFEKLDDKTVMLIGAGEMCELAARHFVSNGVRSVLVTNRTFARAEKLADEFGGRPVPFAEFADYLPQVDIVLTSTGAPDFVLSADKAEEVIRRRKNKPMFMIDIAVPRDIDPRVNDIDNIYLYDVDDLQGVVAANLKGRKKEAKKAEMIVDQEIGQFFRWLGSLDVVPTVVALRKKLEDIRRSELDKTFGNLKGLDEKERKAIEALTAAIINKVLHQPTLLLKQSSNDATSDGYIDAVRALFNLETPNPDDEIKPLDHFDGEGKRSHG